From the genome of Lawsonella clevelandensis, one region includes:
- a CDS encoding DUF6779 domain-containing protein, which translates to MSAPISADPEERNGSRANRLPQAHNTWPTVALIVLVILAAFATIVMLVTDSSVWLRVAIGVALWAAVLGAFLIMYYQRRANQFTSRNGLLAEDYQRALQRELDKRDELEKKRRAESGESAQEELEQLRQELTALRISLAQLFGPDFEDQLAIGDGQEGYYFDGYYDYDYSDYGYGADFDYGDYNNYGYRDDGVTEAEVVHDAQVVSETREAATDPAASAAMVREQQRESQAAAAAARAAAEERRVAQLRKEEEARIASEARRAEEARKAEQTEVARREAEERHREAERKAAEEQKAAQARRTEEARRAAEKRRAEEARKAEEARQAAELRRRQEEERLAAVRQAEEAKKAAERVAVEQAAAARHAQATEVARQAEEERRQALYRERAEQAFRASGTVASHTSGTSSHAAASSHAAGSTHAAANARGTSASSTEYTPRRARRAAEESSSNAVFPSFGLGATGGASPATASTGTGSHSGDSHTPRRLAGTTSYTPPTTRSSHAADRSAPSTGTTSSRSASQSRAADAATPAATTPAAEPAKPARRKRDGWPDFSTQFEAPEAPDIDWSALTMDPFTPKQTRAASSTAAQSSVGHTSAAQGARTPGHSAPTAGSGRRTTEEQGSHTSGLSLADIMKRLEQNK; encoded by the coding sequence ATGAGTGCACCCATATCAGCAGATCCAGAAGAGCGTAACGGCAGTCGTGCGAACCGCCTCCCGCAAGCTCACAACACGTGGCCCACGGTGGCCCTCATCGTGTTGGTCATTTTGGCTGCCTTCGCCACCATCGTCATGCTGGTGACGGACTCTAGTGTGTGGTTGCGGGTTGCCATCGGCGTGGCCCTGTGGGCGGCCGTACTGGGTGCCTTCCTCATCATGTACTACCAGCGTCGCGCCAACCAGTTCACCTCCCGCAATGGTCTTCTCGCCGAGGACTACCAGCGGGCTCTACAGCGCGAACTGGACAAACGCGATGAGCTGGAAAAGAAGCGCCGCGCAGAAAGTGGAGAATCTGCGCAGGAAGAACTCGAACAACTCCGCCAGGAACTCACAGCACTCCGTATCTCCCTGGCACAGCTTTTTGGCCCCGACTTTGAAGACCAGCTGGCCATTGGGGACGGGCAGGAGGGCTACTACTTCGACGGCTACTACGACTACGACTACTCCGACTACGGCTATGGCGCCGACTTCGACTACGGGGACTACAACAACTACGGGTATCGCGACGATGGGGTGACGGAAGCCGAAGTCGTCCACGATGCCCAGGTAGTGTCCGAAACCCGCGAAGCCGCAACCGATCCTGCCGCCAGCGCTGCCATGGTCCGCGAGCAGCAGCGGGAAAGCCAGGCTGCCGCCGCAGCCGCCCGTGCCGCTGCGGAAGAACGCCGCGTTGCACAACTCCGCAAGGAGGAAGAAGCCCGCATTGCCTCCGAAGCCCGCCGCGCCGAGGAAGCCCGTAAAGCAGAACAGACAGAGGTTGCCCGCCGGGAGGCGGAAGAGCGGCATCGAGAAGCCGAGCGGAAAGCTGCCGAGGAGCAAAAGGCCGCACAGGCCCGCCGCACCGAGGAAGCCCGCCGGGCAGCCGAGAAGCGTCGGGCGGAAGAGGCCCGTAAGGCCGAAGAAGCCCGCCAGGCTGCGGAGCTGCGTCGCCGACAGGAAGAAGAGCGCCTCGCCGCTGTTCGTCAGGCCGAAGAGGCGAAGAAGGCGGCAGAACGTGTTGCGGTAGAACAGGCGGCCGCCGCCCGCCATGCCCAAGCCACCGAGGTTGCCCGCCAGGCGGAGGAAGAACGCCGTCAGGCCCTCTACCGGGAGCGTGCTGAGCAGGCCTTCCGGGCTAGTGGTACTGTCGCCTCGCACACCAGCGGTACCTCCTCCCATGCTGCTGCTTCCTCCCACGCGGCCGGGTCCACCCACGCGGCCGCGAACGCTCGGGGCACAAGTGCCAGCAGCACCGAATACACCCCGCGCCGGGCGCGTCGGGCCGCTGAGGAATCCTCCTCGAATGCGGTCTTCCCCAGCTTCGGGCTGGGCGCCACTGGTGGCGCATCTCCTGCTACTGCATCCACAGGTACTGGCTCCCACAGCGGTGACTCTCACACCCCCCGCCGTCTGGCTGGCACCACCTCTTATACGCCTCCCACGACGCGCAGTAGCCATGCTGCGGACCGCAGCGCACCCTCCACCGGCACCACCTCCAGCCGGTCCGCCTCACAAAGCCGTGCCGCTGATGCCGCGACTCCAGCTGCCACCACTCCAGCTGCCGAACCGGCTAAGCCCGCCCGCCGGAAGCGCGATGGTTGGCCGGACTTTTCCACCCAGTTCGAAGCCCCCGAAGCTCCAGATATCGACTGGTCTGCGTTGACGATGGATCCTTTCACGCCTAAGCAAACCAGGGCCGCCAGCAGTACCGCCGCACAGAGTTCTGTCGGGCATACCTCCGCTGCGCAGGGTGCACGTACGCCCGGACATTCCGCCCCCACCGCAGGTAGCGGTCGCCGTACCACCGAAGAGCAGGGGTCGCACACCTCGGGTCTCAGCTTGGCAGACATTATGAAACGCCTGGAGCAGAACAAGTAG
- a CDS encoding pantoate--beta-alanine ligase, with protein sequence MRSNPGYHPGTVTRHSSPDTIAQVARALHATSHQLILIPTRGGLHRGHIGLIDTAARVPGSILVVTSLSSDNSHLDQIEHDVEVLQSLSGCPPLFFAPAWETLFPHGLRTLVTPQDPTVAVPSPPGLAESLTMHAALLSLLRPARMFVGERDFYQLVTLRHLVKDLSLPTAVTGVTTLRDSNGMAISREHTDPRMAPALALSAALVAGAHAVRDGAAGVLAAAEAVLASEPGLSHQQVVLTNYDLGPAPAEGDARLLVSACLADGTYCHDNIGLLLGTSQE encoded by the coding sequence ATGCGCTCTAACCCCGGATACCACCCAGGCACCGTCACCCGTCACAGCAGCCCCGACACCATTGCCCAGGTGGCCCGGGCGCTCCACGCCACCAGCCATCAGCTCATTCTTATCCCCACCCGTGGAGGACTACACCGCGGGCATATCGGCCTCATCGACACTGCTGCCCGCGTCCCCGGCAGCATCCTTGTCGTCACCTCCTTAAGTTCCGACAACAGCCACCTGGATCAGATCGAGCACGATGTAGAGGTGCTGCAGAGTCTTTCCGGCTGCCCACCCCTCTTCTTTGCCCCCGCCTGGGAAACCCTTTTCCCGCACGGTCTCCGGACTCTCGTCACCCCCCAGGATCCGACGGTGGCGGTGCCCTCCCCACCCGGGCTGGCGGAGTCACTCACGATGCACGCAGCCCTCCTCTCCCTGCTGCGGCCAGCCCGCATGTTTGTGGGGGAACGGGACTTCTACCAGCTGGTCACCCTCCGTCATCTTGTCAAAGACCTCTCTCTCCCCACTGCCGTCACCGGTGTCACTACGCTGCGCGACAGTAACGGTATGGCGATTAGCCGCGAGCACACAGACCCACGGATGGCACCGGCTCTGGCCCTGTCCGCCGCTCTAGTGGCTGGTGCCCATGCGGTGAGAGACGGGGCTGCTGGCGTGCTGGCGGCCGCCGAGGCCGTGTTGGCGTCCGAACCTGGGCTGTCCCATCAGCAGGTGGTGCTCACGAACTATGATCTTGGCCCGGCTCCCGCCGAAGGGGACGCCCGGCTGCTGGTGTCTGCCTGCCTGGCGGACGGCACCTACTGTCATGACAATATTGGCCTTTTACTCGGCACTTCACAGGAGTAA
- a CDS encoding alpha/beta hydrolase, with protein MTTPSPRLLSGTLAALLLASGALIPSAVPSAMAVEQDPNGPVNEPYPKVPVGVPLVGHHYTAHRSYLRPGCRWDVFGRGLQHCQVYSQAMKRSIPVEILPAKTAGNPRTIMALDGLNDDNNHNGFVIAGNMQARLVNYDVTLVAPISGDYAAGTYYTDYVAPLDSGKIIRWETFLVRELPAYLERNFQVPNRRKSTALVGLSMGAVGILNLAQRFPQRYTAVNAMSGFYTLSRPLRAGGMAIGSQMVGYQPRNIWGPWPNGQWKAHDPSLNITRYTMPVRASCGNGTSLTGVKPPTFAVVAEVASHVDTEDFQEMVAQAPNRKNFTFRIANKGAHNWAFWENDLYHHGGFVFLLRSLGLSH; from the coding sequence ATGACGACACCTTCTCCCCGGCTGCTGAGCGGCACACTAGCCGCATTGCTGCTCGCCTCTGGTGCCCTCATCCCCTCGGCAGTACCGTCTGCTATGGCGGTGGAACAGGATCCGAATGGCCCAGTGAACGAACCCTACCCGAAGGTGCCTGTGGGGGTACCGCTGGTGGGACACCACTACACTGCCCACCGGAGCTACCTGCGTCCTGGCTGCCGGTGGGATGTGTTTGGCCGTGGTCTGCAGCACTGCCAGGTGTATTCGCAGGCTATGAAGCGATCCATCCCCGTGGAGATTCTGCCCGCTAAGACGGCCGGTAACCCGCGCACTATTATGGCGTTAGATGGGCTGAATGACGATAACAACCACAATGGCTTCGTTATCGCCGGCAATATGCAGGCCCGGTTGGTGAACTATGACGTCACCTTGGTGGCCCCGATCTCGGGGGATTACGCGGCAGGAACCTACTACACGGATTATGTGGCACCGTTGGATAGCGGGAAGATCATCCGCTGGGAGACTTTCTTGGTGCGGGAGCTACCCGCCTACTTGGAGCGAAACTTCCAGGTTCCGAACCGGCGTAAGTCGACGGCGTTGGTAGGACTGTCGATGGGGGCGGTGGGAATTTTGAACCTTGCCCAGCGTTTCCCACAGCGCTACACCGCGGTGAATGCCATGAGTGGTTTCTATACCTTGTCGCGGCCTTTGCGGGCGGGGGGGATGGCGATTGGCAGCCAGATGGTGGGCTACCAGCCGCGCAACATTTGGGGGCCCTGGCCCAATGGCCAGTGGAAGGCCCACGATCCGTCCCTCAACATCACTCGGTACACCATGCCGGTGCGTGCGTCGTGCGGCAATGGCACGTCTCTGACGGGAGTAAAGCCGCCCACCTTCGCAGTGGTTGCGGAGGTGGCCTCGCATGTGGATACGGAGGACTTCCAGGAGATGGTGGCGCAGGCGCCGAACCGAAAGAACTTTACCTTCCGTATCGCTAACAAGGGGGCCCACAACTGGGCGTTCTGGGAGAATGACCTGTACCACCATGGTGGTTTTGTGTTCCTGCTGCGCAGTTTGGGGCTCTCCCACTAG
- a CDS encoding MFS transporter, protein MKGEPKSRLPRWLRAPQPKPLLPKEEIDKLYPRLRFQVFIGIFIGYASFYLIRNNVSLVSNVLYENGLSKTDIGIIANCLLVAYGLSKFFAATISDRANARYFMPLGLILSGLTNVLISFSAGATISVSIFAVLMTVNGIFQGMGWPPSGRVMVHWFSTSERGGKMAIWNVAHNVGGALSGVLVAFALDHFGHNNWASAFWFPAVICFVLAIITFFLVRDNPQSMGLSSIEEYHNDPAPVEIDDTDRSESTWQTIRRHILRNPTMVFLALANVFVYTLRYGIVSWAPLYLVQVRGGSVGEGIAGFSIFEIAGIVGTLLCGWVSDRVFKGHRSITGIVFMAGVILAVLLYWLPPTDTPMWVPWTALALAGGLIYGPVMLIGLQALDLSPTHIAGTAAGFTGLFGYVLGATMASTGVGAIAQHLGWHAAFVFLVICAVLSIALLALVHRKEKVILANSHAKRDAARAAKLEVAIEDLGTPPSNH, encoded by the coding sequence ATGAAGGGTGAGCCTAAGTCTCGGCTCCCGCGCTGGCTTCGAGCGCCCCAGCCCAAGCCACTGCTTCCCAAGGAAGAAATCGATAAGCTCTACCCGCGCCTGCGTTTCCAGGTGTTCATCGGTATCTTCATTGGCTACGCCTCCTTCTACCTGATCCGCAACAACGTCAGCCTCGTCTCCAACGTTCTGTACGAGAATGGCCTCTCCAAGACCGACATCGGCATTATCGCCAACTGCCTTCTCGTGGCCTACGGTCTTTCCAAGTTCTTTGCCGCCACCATCAGTGACCGCGCAAACGCCCGCTACTTCATGCCGCTTGGCCTCATCCTGTCGGGCCTCACCAATGTTCTCATCAGCTTCTCCGCTGGTGCCACCATCTCGGTGAGTATCTTTGCCGTCCTCATGACAGTGAACGGCATCTTCCAGGGTATGGGCTGGCCGCCTTCCGGCCGCGTCATGGTTCACTGGTTCTCCACCTCCGAACGTGGTGGAAAGATGGCTATCTGGAACGTGGCCCACAACGTTGGTGGCGCTCTCTCCGGTGTGCTCGTGGCCTTCGCCCTCGACCACTTTGGTCACAACAACTGGGCATCCGCCTTCTGGTTCCCCGCCGTCATCTGCTTCGTGCTCGCCATTATCACCTTCTTCCTGGTGCGCGACAATCCGCAGTCCATGGGCCTCTCCTCTATCGAGGAGTACCACAACGACCCCGCCCCAGTGGAGATCGACGACACCGACCGTTCCGAGTCCACCTGGCAAACCATTCGTCGCCACATCCTCCGCAATCCCACCATGGTGTTCCTGGCGCTGGCGAACGTGTTCGTTTACACCCTCCGCTACGGCATCGTGTCCTGGGCCCCGCTCTACCTCGTGCAGGTGCGCGGTGGCTCCGTGGGTGAAGGCATTGCCGGCTTCTCCATCTTCGAGATCGCCGGCATCGTCGGCACCCTGCTCTGTGGTTGGGTCTCCGACCGCGTCTTCAAGGGCCACCGCTCCATTACCGGTATTGTCTTCATGGCCGGCGTTATCCTCGCTGTCCTGCTGTACTGGCTGCCCCCCACCGACACCCCGATGTGGGTCCCCTGGACCGCCCTTGCCCTCGCCGGCGGCCTCATCTACGGCCCCGTCATGCTGATCGGCCTGCAGGCACTGGATCTTTCCCCCACCCACATTGCTGGCACCGCCGCAGGCTTCACCGGCCTCTTCGGCTACGTGTTGGGTGCCACCATGGCCTCCACCGGTGTTGGCGCCATTGCCCAGCACCTTGGGTGGCATGCTGCCTTTGTGTTCCTGGTGATCTGCGCGGTGCTGTCCATTGCTCTGCTGGCGCTGGTACACCGTAAGGAGAAGGTCATTCTGGCTAACTCCCACGCCAAGCGTGACGCTGCCCGTGCGGCCAAGCTCGAGGTTGCCATCGAAGACCTCGGTACCCCGCCGAGCAACCACTAA
- the lysS gene encoding lysine--tRNA ligase codes for MTDLKKTSQDPTAAAAAVSSVPADDKSPEQIRIRKDKRLRLLDEATQGHEDRHPYPVVVPRTHTLREIIDNADYDALGNGDESTDIVTIAGRVLFVRNTGKLCFARLQEGVTNDTAATTALGEAAQLQVMLSLAEVGEDALAAWKADVDLGDFVYVTGRVCRSKRGELSVMATHWAMASKALRPLPVAHKEMSEDTRIRHRYTDLIMREEARKNAIVRIKVVRALRHALERRGFLEVETPMLQTLHGGAAARPFVTHSNALDIDLYLRIAPELYLKRCIVGGLDRVFEINRNFRNEGVDSSHSPEFAMLETYQAYGTYDDAAVMMREMIQEIALEVFGSTTVTLADGSKYDFGGDSWKTIEMYPSLNEALHRKFPETIGLEVTVDTSVEELQDIANVIGLEVPKDAGWLHGKLVEEMWENLCEDQLEGPIFVRDFPVETSPLTRDHRSKRGVTEKWDLYVRGFELATAYSELVDPVIQRQRFEDQARLAAAGDDEAMVLDEDFLEAMEQGMPPACGTGMGIDRLLMALTGLGIRETVLYPMVKPQQPK; via the coding sequence GTGACTGATCTCAAGAAAACCTCGCAGGACCCAACCGCCGCTGCCGCCGCAGTTTCCTCCGTTCCCGCTGACGACAAGTCCCCCGAACAGATCCGCATCCGTAAGGACAAGCGGCTCCGTTTGTTGGATGAGGCCACCCAGGGCCATGAGGATCGCCACCCCTACCCGGTAGTGGTGCCGCGTACCCATACTTTGCGCGAGATCATCGACAATGCTGACTATGACGCCCTCGGTAATGGTGACGAGTCCACTGATATCGTCACGATCGCCGGCCGGGTGCTCTTCGTCCGCAACACCGGCAAGCTTTGCTTTGCTCGCCTGCAGGAAGGTGTCACGAATGACACTGCCGCCACCACCGCGCTGGGTGAGGCCGCCCAGTTGCAGGTGATGCTGTCCTTGGCTGAGGTTGGGGAGGATGCGCTGGCCGCCTGGAAGGCCGATGTGGACTTGGGGGACTTCGTCTATGTGACGGGTCGCGTGTGCCGCTCGAAGCGCGGTGAACTTTCCGTCATGGCGACGCACTGGGCGATGGCCTCGAAGGCGCTGCGCCCGCTGCCGGTTGCGCACAAAGAGATGAGTGAGGACACCCGGATTCGTCACCGTTACACCGACCTCATCATGCGGGAAGAGGCCCGGAAGAACGCCATCGTGCGGATTAAGGTGGTGCGCGCACTGCGCCACGCGCTGGAGCGTCGCGGCTTCCTGGAGGTGGAGACCCCGATGTTACAGACGCTGCATGGTGGTGCCGCCGCCCGTCCGTTTGTCACCCACTCCAATGCTCTGGACATTGACCTTTACCTGCGTATTGCGCCGGAACTGTATCTGAAGCGCTGCATTGTGGGCGGACTGGATCGGGTGTTTGAGATCAACCGTAACTTCCGCAATGAGGGCGTGGACTCGTCCCACAGCCCCGAGTTCGCCATGCTGGAGACCTATCAGGCCTATGGCACCTACGATGACGCCGCCGTGATGATGCGGGAAATGATCCAGGAGATCGCTCTGGAGGTGTTTGGCTCCACCACGGTCACCCTGGCGGATGGCAGCAAATACGACTTTGGTGGCGACAGTTGGAAGACCATCGAGATGTACCCGTCTCTGAACGAGGCGCTGCACCGCAAGTTCCCGGAGACGATCGGGTTGGAGGTGACGGTGGATACGTCTGTGGAGGAGCTGCAGGACATTGCCAACGTTATCGGCCTAGAGGTACCCAAGGATGCAGGCTGGCTGCATGGCAAGCTGGTGGAAGAGATGTGGGAGAACCTGTGTGAGGACCAGCTGGAGGGCCCCATTTTTGTGCGGGACTTTCCGGTAGAAACTTCTCCGCTCACCCGCGACCACCGCTCTAAGCGGGGTGTAACGGAGAAGTGGGATCTCTACGTGCGCGGCTTTGAGCTGGCCACCGCCTACTCCGAGCTGGTGGATCCGGTTATTCAACGGCAGCGTTTCGAGGATCAGGCGCGGCTGGCCGCTGCCGGTGACGACGAGGCCATGGTGCTCGATGAGGACTTCCTGGAGGCTATGGAGCAGGGTATGCCCCCGGCCTGCGGTACCGGTATGGGGATTGACCGCTTGCTGATGGCACTCACCGGCCTGGGTATCCGTGAAACGGTGCTCTACCCGATGGTGAAACCCCAGCAGCCCAAGTAG
- a CDS encoding oxidoreductase: MPALHTDPLIQELVDSYADWFLPGRWPYSGEMTRNLWPYTHLFTPIQVNSVFIKNRIVMAPMGNITMCDESGRPNEQMVDYLVERAKGGVGLITTGLIPFTFGVDPSLIEPGNLTYFPRIDNSRTNFAGWRDLAQGVHAYGSTVFIQLTAGLGRVGNPQCLLNDHKLPVSASWNPNFYMGTVPCRRLTNREIRKMVKLGGQAAANAQECGLDGVYLHGHEGYLLDQLTSGAWNRRKLGRYRDPQRFGLDLIKEIRRRVGPKYPIMYRIDLSHALNETYGQTMFETDMKKYVNGRTIEQTLDYMKNLVKAGVDMFDVDLGCYDNWWLAHMPNAMPPACFAAVSRYVKEAFARDGVLSNAGLPVPIVEVGKLNYPDTAEQVLRDGSADMVMLGRPLLADEEWANKAYRGDVDDIRPCIGCQEGCVHEFVAGGHPLCAVNARTAFEYDMPKDPLPAEQPKNVYVIGGGPAGCLTAITAAKRGHHVTLIEKTNQLGGQIVPGSQPAIKFDIQLYLDWLRRKVAEAERDNNLTVLMNTTATSEWVLTQQPDSVVVAVGSSPVTLPIPGQNTNRTMLATDLLVHPEELEGVRRVIVVGGGDVGCEVAYWLRMEHQKEVTVIEMAPRFMEHTVTSNRGMLIHYLGRAGVPLLNCTKAVEITPRGLRVERNLHPSVPNPYETWHPILPPNIENPLAPKIKEQNEIQELPGDLIVFASGLAADHQLFTDLQSAHHIPEVNVIADAVKPGRVMEAVQAAERLGRAL, from the coding sequence ATGCCCGCACTGCACACAGATCCCCTCATTCAAGAACTCGTCGATAGTTACGCCGACTGGTTCCTACCCGGACGATGGCCCTACTCGGGAGAGATGACACGCAACCTGTGGCCCTATACCCACCTCTTCACCCCCATCCAGGTGAACTCCGTCTTCATCAAAAACCGCATCGTCATGGCCCCCATGGGCAACATCACCATGTGCGATGAATCCGGCCGCCCCAACGAACAGATGGTGGACTACCTCGTCGAGCGCGCGAAAGGCGGAGTGGGGCTCATCACCACTGGCCTCATCCCCTTCACCTTCGGCGTCGACCCCTCTCTTATCGAACCCGGAAACCTCACCTACTTTCCCCGCATCGATAACTCCCGCACCAACTTTGCCGGCTGGCGCGACCTCGCCCAAGGAGTCCACGCATACGGCTCCACAGTGTTCATTCAGCTGACGGCAGGACTGGGACGCGTCGGCAACCCCCAATGCCTCCTCAACGACCACAAACTGCCCGTCTCCGCCTCCTGGAACCCCAACTTCTACATGGGCACCGTCCCCTGTCGCCGCCTCACGAACCGCGAAATCAGAAAGATGGTGAAACTGGGTGGGCAGGCCGCCGCCAACGCCCAAGAGTGCGGATTGGACGGCGTCTACCTCCACGGCCATGAAGGCTACCTACTGGACCAGCTCACCAGTGGTGCCTGGAACCGCCGCAAACTCGGCCGCTACCGCGATCCACAACGCTTCGGGCTGGATCTCATCAAGGAAATTCGGCGCCGGGTTGGCCCCAAGTACCCCATCATGTACCGCATCGACCTCTCCCATGCCCTCAACGAAACATACGGGCAGACCATGTTCGAGACGGACATGAAAAAGTACGTCAACGGCCGCACCATAGAACAGACCCTCGACTATATGAAGAACCTGGTGAAGGCCGGCGTCGACATGTTTGACGTGGACCTGGGCTGCTACGACAACTGGTGGCTCGCCCACATGCCCAACGCCATGCCACCAGCCTGCTTCGCCGCCGTCTCCCGCTACGTCAAAGAAGCATTCGCTCGCGACGGCGTACTCTCCAACGCTGGACTGCCCGTCCCCATTGTGGAAGTCGGAAAACTGAACTACCCCGACACCGCCGAACAAGTACTGCGGGACGGTTCCGCCGACATGGTGATGCTCGGCCGTCCCTTGCTGGCCGACGAAGAATGGGCCAACAAAGCCTACCGGGGCGACGTCGACGACATCCGACCCTGTATCGGCTGCCAGGAAGGCTGCGTACACGAATTTGTGGCGGGTGGCCACCCGCTCTGTGCCGTCAACGCACGCACCGCCTTCGAATACGACATGCCGAAGGACCCCCTCCCCGCCGAACAACCCAAGAACGTGTACGTGATTGGCGGTGGCCCGGCCGGCTGCCTCACCGCCATCACTGCGGCGAAACGCGGCCACCACGTCACCCTGATAGAAAAGACTAACCAGCTGGGTGGCCAGATTGTGCCCGGCAGCCAGCCCGCGATTAAGTTCGACATCCAGCTCTACCTGGACTGGCTGCGACGCAAGGTCGCCGAGGCAGAACGCGATAACAACCTCACCGTGCTCATGAACACCACAGCCACTAGCGAGTGGGTACTCACCCAGCAACCAGACTCCGTCGTAGTCGCCGTCGGCAGTAGCCCCGTCACCCTGCCCATTCCCGGACAGAACACCAACCGCACCATGCTGGCCACCGATCTCCTCGTCCACCCTGAAGAACTGGAGGGCGTGCGGCGCGTCATAGTGGTGGGTGGCGGTGATGTGGGCTGCGAAGTGGCCTACTGGCTGCGCATGGAGCATCAGAAAGAGGTGACGGTGATCGAGATGGCGCCTCGTTTTATGGAGCACACCGTTACATCCAACCGCGGCATGCTCATCCACTATCTGGGCCGAGCGGGCGTCCCGTTGCTCAACTGCACCAAGGCAGTGGAGATCACGCCTCGTGGGCTGCGTGTGGAACGCAATCTGCACCCCTCCGTCCCCAACCCCTATGAGACCTGGCACCCCATTCTGCCACCCAACATCGAGAATCCGCTCGCACCAAAGATCAAGGAGCAGAACGAGATTCAGGAACTGCCGGGCGACCTCATCGTGTTCGCCTCCGGCTTGGCGGCAGACCACCAGCTCTTCACGGACCTACAGAGCGCCCACCACATTCCCGAAGTGAACGTCATCGCGGACGCGGTGAAACCCGGCCGCGTCATGGAAGCGGTGCAGGCGGCCGAACGCCTAGGGCGCGCACTCTAA